In Candidatus Promineifilum breve, one genomic interval encodes:
- a CDS encoding acetyl-CoA C-acyltransferase has translation MREAVIVAGSRTAVGKSKRGTTRNWRSDEMAAEVIMELMRKAPALDPAEIDDVIIGCAMPEGAQGLNFARAIALRAGLPVETPGQTVNRFCSSGLQTIAMAAERIIANGADVIIAGGAETMSLVPMTGYRVNPNPYVVEHMPEVYMGMGLTAERVADEYEVSRLVQDEFAVNSHRKAAAAYERGAFKDEIVPLTIEEVTAGPNGPQRVTTVFDRDEHLRADTTLEGLGKLKPVFKQGGSVTAGNSSPLSDGAAAVLVMERSKAEALGLTPILRFVGFNVGGVRPEIMGVGPLSAVPRLLKRTGMSLTDIDLVELNEAFASQAVAVIRGLGLDEARVNVNGGAIALGHPLGCTGAKLTVQLMHEMRRREAQFGMVTMCIGGGMGAAGIFERLN, from the coding sequence ATGCGAGAAGCTGTAATTGTGGCCGGTTCCCGGACGGCGGTCGGCAAGTCGAAGCGCGGCACGACCCGCAACTGGCGGTCGGACGAGATGGCCGCTGAGGTCATCATGGAGCTGATGCGCAAAGCGCCGGCCCTCGACCCGGCCGAGATCGACGACGTTATCATCGGCTGCGCCATGCCCGAAGGCGCGCAGGGGCTAAACTTCGCCCGCGCCATCGCCCTACGGGCCGGTCTGCCAGTGGAAACGCCGGGCCAGACGGTCAACCGCTTCTGCTCCAGCGGCCTGCAAACCATCGCCATGGCCGCCGAGCGGATCATCGCCAATGGGGCCGACGTGATCATCGCCGGCGGGGCGGAGACGATGAGCCTGGTGCCGATGACCGGCTACCGGGTGAATCCCAACCCCTACGTCGTGGAGCATATGCCCGAAGTCTACATGGGTATGGGGCTGACGGCCGAGCGCGTGGCCGACGAATACGAGGTTTCGCGCCTGGTGCAGGACGAGTTCGCCGTCAACAGTCACCGCAAGGCCGCCGCCGCCTATGAACGGGGCGCATTCAAGGACGAGATCGTCCCGTTGACGATCGAAGAAGTGACCGCTGGGCCGAATGGCCCACAGCGGGTGACGACCGTTTTCGACCGGGATGAGCATCTGCGCGCCGACACGACGCTGGAAGGGCTGGGCAAGCTGAAGCCGGTGTTCAAGCAGGGCGGGTCGGTGACGGCCGGCAACTCGTCCCCCTTGAGCGACGGCGCGGCGGCGGTGCTGGTGATGGAGCGCAGCAAGGCCGAGGCGCTGGGCCTGACGCCGATCCTGCGTTTTGTGGGCTTCAACGTCGGCGGCGTGCGCCCGGAGATCATGGGCGTGGGGCCGCTGTCGGCCGTGCCGCGCCTGCTCAAGCGCACGGGCATGAGCCTGACCGACATCGACCTGGTTGAGTTGAATGAAGCCTTTGCCTCGCAGGCGGTAGCCGTCATTCGCGGCCTGGGGCTGGACGAAGCGCGCGTCAACGTGAATGGCGGGGCCATCGCCCTCGGCCATCCGTTGGGGTGCACCGGGGCCAAGCTGACCGTGCAACTGATGCACGAGATGCGGCGGCGCGAGGCCCAATTCGGCATGGTGACGATGTGTATCGGCGGCGGCATGGGCGCGGCCGGGATATTCGAGCGATTGAACTGA
- a CDS encoding isoaspartyl peptidase/L-asparaginase family protein, whose protein sequence is MSIAIIVHGGAGDWTIAAERREEALRACVAAAEKGRAILLDGGSALDAVEAAVNILEDCPVLDAGRGSYPNAEGNVEMDALIMDGRDLSMGAIAAIQRVRHPISLARRVMVDSGHNFLVGVGADAFADSIGFPRCAVADLLVPGEGEPVHELTPALGDTVGAVAYDMRGDLAAATSTGGTANKLPGRVGDSPQVGSGAYADNWTAGVSATGYGEALMRVVISKRVCDFVGTGLSAWSACESAIRVLEERTGGQGGLIAVDARGHVGWAYNTQAMPYAFAVDNDPVISAM, encoded by the coding sequence ATGTCGATTGCGATTATTGTACATGGCGGGGCGGGCGACTGGACGATCGCGGCCGAGCGGCGCGAGGAAGCACTGCGGGCCTGCGTGGCCGCGGCCGAGAAAGGGCGGGCCATTCTCCTGGATGGCGGCTCGGCTCTGGACGCGGTTGAGGCGGCGGTCAATATCCTGGAGGATTGCCCCGTATTGGACGCGGGCCGCGGCAGCTACCCCAACGCCGAGGGCAACGTGGAGATGGACGCGCTGATCATGGACGGCCGCGATCTCAGCATGGGGGCCATTGCCGCCATCCAGCGTGTGCGCCACCCGATTAGCCTGGCCCGGCGGGTGATGGTCGATAGCGGCCATAATTTTCTCGTCGGCGTCGGGGCTGACGCCTTCGCCGATAGCATCGGCTTCCCGCGCTGCGCGGTGGCCGATTTGCTCGTCCCCGGCGAGGGCGAACCAGTGCACGAGCTGACGCCCGCCCTGGGCGACACCGTCGGCGCGGTGGCCTACGACATGCGCGGCGATTTGGCCGCGGCCACCTCGACCGGCGGCACGGCCAACAAGCTGCCGGGGCGAGTCGGCGATAGCCCGCAGGTGGGCAGCGGCGCGTATGCCGACAACTGGACGGCGGGCGTCAGCGCCACCGGCTATGGCGAGGCGCTGATGCGCGTCGTCATCAGCAAGCGCGTCTGTGATTTCGTCGGCACGGGGCTGTCGGCGTGGTCGGCCTGCGAGTCGGCCATCCGTGTGCTGGAAGAGCGAACCGGCGGCCAGGGTGGCCTCATCGCCGTGGACGCCCGCGGCCATGTCGGCTGGGCCTATAACACGCAGGCGATGCCCTACGCTTTCGCCGTGGATAACGACCCGGTGATTAGCGCGATGTAG